The Ornithinimicrobium faecis genome includes a window with the following:
- a CDS encoding sugar ABC transporter ATP-binding protein: MTETTLPRTETATSPVLQTIGVVKTFGGVHALRGVDFALAGGEIHALVGENGAGKSTLIKVLTGVYRPDDGQVQFRGEQVTFGHPSMAQQAGISTIYQEVNLVPLLSVARNIFLGREPRTRLGLIDTRAMDRDAAKLIGQLGIHLDVRAELGRLGLGAQQMVALARAMSVDSRVVIMDEPTSSLEAPEVATLFEVARNLRDQGVGLIFVSHRLDELWQLCDRVTILRDGQHVHTGEMADVSRAELVSHMLGRDLAQVERGGATDFGESHLRDREPVLTVRGVDARNTLHGVGLDVRPGEVVGLGGLLGSGRSETVKAVYGALPTTGGEVRVGGKDVRRNSVPDALRSGIALLSEDRKAEGIIPALSVRDNIALAVLPRMSRFGIVSEARIDALVQTFMERLHIKASSPRQPVGELSGGNQQKVLIARWLCTEPTVFLLDEPTRGIDVGAKAEVQSLIDELAEQGLAVVLISSEMDELVEGADRVVVLRDGAVSGELDGAHLSSSDLLAALAGDIAEADAEAQQTDSPEQTADQTRLGGQA; the protein is encoded by the coding sequence GTGACCGAGACCACCCTTCCGCGCACCGAGACCGCGACGAGTCCGGTGCTCCAGACCATTGGGGTCGTCAAGACCTTCGGTGGCGTCCATGCCCTGCGCGGCGTCGACTTCGCTCTGGCCGGCGGTGAGATCCACGCTCTCGTCGGCGAGAACGGGGCCGGCAAATCAACCCTGATCAAGGTGCTCACCGGGGTCTATCGACCCGACGACGGGCAGGTGCAGTTCCGCGGCGAGCAGGTCACCTTCGGTCACCCGTCCATGGCACAGCAGGCGGGGATCTCCACGATCTATCAGGAGGTCAACCTCGTGCCGCTGCTCTCGGTGGCACGCAACATCTTCCTCGGCCGTGAGCCGCGGACCCGGCTGGGCCTGATCGACACCCGCGCCATGGACCGTGACGCCGCGAAGCTCATCGGCCAGCTCGGGATCCACCTGGACGTCCGCGCCGAGTTGGGTCGACTCGGTCTCGGCGCACAGCAGATGGTGGCGCTGGCCCGCGCGATGTCGGTCGACAGCCGCGTGGTGATCATGGACGAGCCGACCTCCTCCCTGGAGGCGCCCGAGGTCGCCACCCTGTTTGAGGTGGCCCGCAACCTGCGCGACCAGGGGGTGGGCCTGATCTTCGTCTCCCACCGTCTCGATGAGCTCTGGCAACTCTGCGACCGGGTGACGATCCTGCGAGATGGGCAGCACGTGCACACCGGCGAGATGGCAGACGTGTCGCGCGCCGAGCTGGTCTCTCACATGCTCGGCCGCGACCTGGCACAGGTGGAGCGCGGGGGAGCGACCGACTTCGGCGAGAGTCACCTGCGCGACCGAGAGCCTGTCCTGACCGTGCGAGGTGTCGATGCCCGCAACACGCTGCACGGAGTCGGGCTGGACGTACGCCCCGGTGAAGTGGTCGGTCTCGGCGGGCTGCTCGGGTCCGGCCGCAGCGAGACCGTCAAGGCTGTCTACGGTGCCCTGCCCACCACCGGTGGTGAGGTGCGGGTCGGAGGCAAGGACGTGCGGCGCAACTCCGTGCCGGACGCACTCCGGTCGGGGATCGCGCTGCTGTCCGAGGACCGCAAGGCCGAGGGGATCATCCCCGCCCTGTCGGTGCGCGACAACATCGCCCTCGCGGTGCTCCCACGCATGTCGCGCTTCGGGATCGTCTCCGAGGCCCGCATCGACGCGCTCGTGCAGACCTTCATGGAGCGCCTGCACATCAAGGCCTCCAGCCCGCGGCAGCCGGTCGGAGAACTGTCCGGCGGCAACCAGCAGAAGGTGCTCATCGCCCGATGGCTGTGCACCGAACCCACCGTCTTCCTGCTCGACGAACCGACCCGGGGCATCGACGTCGGCGCCAAGGCCGAGGTGCAGTCCCTGATCGACGAGTTGGCTGAGCAGGGGCTGGCCGTGGTGCTGATCTCCAGCGAGATGGACGAGTTGGTCGAGGGCGCCGACCGCGTCGTGGTCCTGCGCGACGGTGCGGTCAGCGGCGAGCTCGACGGTGCCCACCTGAGCAGCTCGGACCTGCTGGCCGCCCTGGCCGGTGACATCGCCGAAGCCGACGCCGAGGCGCAGCAGACCGACAGCCCAGAACAGACCGCCGATCAGACCCGGCTCGGAGGACAGGCATGA
- a CDS encoding DeoR/GlpR family DNA-binding transcription regulator produces the protein MLAAERQGHILDEVQRRGAIRVSELSQLLGVSDMTIRRDLDTLAGQGQLDKVHGGATVRRAPSTDEPGFEAKGQRQVEEKEAIAAAALAMVTPGSAIGLSAGTTTWMFARHLVDVPDLTVVTNSMRIADLLHASPTNGPNVVLTGGVRTPSDALVGPLAVSALEQLHLDVVFMGVHGMDPKAGFTTPNLLEAETDRALVDAGRRFVVLADHTKWGTVGIKTIASIEQADTIVVDSHMASEDLAALRELAQDVVVAEVSAHPVPAP, from the coding sequence GTGCTAGCAGCAGAACGACAAGGTCACATCCTCGATGAGGTCCAGCGCCGAGGCGCCATCCGGGTCAGCGAGCTGTCCCAGCTCCTCGGCGTGTCGGACATGACAATCCGCCGGGACCTGGACACGCTTGCCGGGCAGGGGCAGCTCGACAAGGTGCACGGCGGTGCCACGGTGCGGCGCGCGCCCAGCACCGATGAGCCCGGCTTCGAGGCCAAGGGCCAGCGCCAGGTCGAGGAGAAGGAAGCGATCGCCGCTGCCGCCCTCGCCATGGTGACACCCGGCTCAGCCATCGGGCTGTCGGCCGGCACGACCACCTGGATGTTTGCGCGCCACCTGGTGGACGTGCCCGACCTGACCGTCGTCACCAACTCCATGCGGATTGCGGACCTGCTGCACGCGAGCCCCACGAACGGCCCCAATGTCGTGCTCACCGGTGGCGTCCGAACCCCCTCGGACGCGCTGGTCGGCCCACTCGCGGTCAGCGCCCTCGAGCAGTTGCACCTCGACGTGGTCTTCATGGGCGTCCACGGCATGGACCCCAAGGCCGGCTTCACCACACCCAACCTGCTCGAGGCCGAGACCGACCGCGCCCTGGTGGACGCGGGACGCCGCTTCGTGGTGCTCGCCGATCACACCAAGTGGGGCACGGTGGGCATCAAGACCATCGCCTCGATCGAGCAGGCGGACACGATCGTCGTCGACTCACACATGGCGAGCGAGGATCTGGCGGCGCTGCGCGAGCTGGCTCAGGATGTGGTGGTCGCAGAGGTGTCCGCCCACCCGGTGCCTGCCCCCTGA
- a CDS encoding ABC transporter substrate-binding protein encodes MTRSLLLRHLALVGVASLALAGCTNTGEEEEPTTDSAAEGDAGSEESADAGAGSNDGAAQTVREGEGAAGDGCTIDQYGVEPLELEGAKVGFSQSEPDTAAFRAAETESIKSAAEEVGVGEIIVTNANNELPKQISDIQDMLNQGVEFLIVAPVNSDGLDPALDAAKEAGVPVLTIDRKVTNEPCTDYIAFLGSDFYDQGERAADAMNEATGGEGKVAILLGASGNNVTDNRNAGFKDKVEADYPGLEIVAEQTGNFARDEGQTVTEQLLQSNPDITAIYAHNDEMGLGAVTAVKAAGLQPGEDIKIVSIDGTKNAVQGIVDGEINAVIESNPRFGPLAFQTAQKFYDGEAIPEDVIIQDNEYNADNAEENLANAF; translated from the coding sequence ATGACACGCAGTTTGCTTCTCCGGCACCTCGCGCTGGTGGGCGTCGCCTCACTGGCCCTGGCCGGTTGCACCAACACCGGTGAGGAAGAGGAACCGACCACTGACAGCGCCGCCGAGGGCGACGCCGGCAGCGAGGAGTCCGCGGACGCCGGCGCAGGCTCGAATGACGGTGCCGCACAGACCGTCCGTGAGGGTGAGGGCGCGGCCGGCGACGGCTGCACCATCGACCAGTACGGCGTGGAGCCCCTCGAGCTTGAGGGCGCAAAGGTCGGCTTCTCCCAGTCCGAGCCGGACACCGCGGCCTTCCGCGCGGCAGAGACGGAGTCGATCAAGTCGGCAGCCGAGGAGGTGGGGGTGGGCGAGATCATCGTCACCAACGCCAACAACGAGCTGCCCAAGCAGATCTCCGACATCCAGGACATGCTCAACCAGGGCGTGGAGTTCCTGATCGTCGCGCCGGTCAACTCCGACGGGCTGGACCCGGCACTGGACGCGGCCAAGGAGGCTGGTGTTCCGGTCCTGACCATCGACCGCAAGGTCACCAACGAGCCGTGCACGGACTACATCGCCTTCCTCGGGTCGGACTTCTACGACCAGGGTGAGCGCGCCGCCGACGCCATGAACGAGGCCACCGGCGGCGAGGGCAAGGTCGCGATCCTGCTCGGCGCCTCGGGCAACAACGTCACGGACAACCGCAACGCCGGCTTCAAGGACAAGGTCGAGGCCGACTACCCGGGCCTGGAGATCGTGGCCGAGCAGACCGGCAACTTCGCCCGCGACGAGGGCCAGACGGTCACCGAGCAGCTGCTGCAGTCCAACCCCGACATCACCGCGATCTACGCCCACAACGATGAGATGGGCCTGGGCGCTGTGACCGCGGTGAAGGCTGCGGGGCTGCAGCCCGGCGAGGACATCAAGATCGTCTCGATCGACGGCACCAAGAACGCGGTCCAGGGCATCGTCGACGGCGAGATCAACGCCGTGATCGAGTCCAACCCGCGGTTCGGGCCGCTGGCCTTCCAGACCGCGCAGAAGTTCTATGACGGTGAGGCCATCCCGGAGGATGTCATCATCCAGGACAACGAATACAACGCGGACAACGCCGAGGAGAACCTGGCCAACGCGTTCTGA
- the galT gene encoding galactose-1-phosphate uridylyltransferase: MTRTSLADQRELIYFDHDGSPARAMVDPRSLPTVSSSSQLRWDPLLEEWVMMASHRQSRTFLPPANECPLCPSREGHQSEVPADDYDVVVFENRFPSLSTHADAGPLESDNPLIPIRPGFGRCEVVCFSSNHDASFADLTVQDADLVIEAWAQRTTELSQLEGVEQVFCFESRGREIGVTLSHPHGQIYAYPFLTPRTERMRAAVRRHRERTGEDLHATLLKAELEAQVRVISETPHWVAFVPGAARWPVEVHVYPRRRVRTLAELDAAERADLAGVYLDLLRRFDHLYDAPLPYIAAWHQGGVKDPEELDYLHLQLFSIRRTADKLKYLAGSESGMGAFVTDALPEAIAQRLRDA; this comes from the coding sequence ATGACACGGACCTCTCTCGCCGACCAGCGGGAACTGATCTATTTCGACCATGACGGGTCCCCTGCCCGGGCCATGGTCGATCCTCGGAGTTTGCCCACGGTCAGTTCGTCGTCACAGCTGAGGTGGGACCCGCTCCTGGAGGAGTGGGTGATGATGGCCTCGCACCGCCAGTCCCGCACCTTCCTCCCCCCGGCCAACGAGTGCCCCCTGTGTCCGTCGCGCGAGGGGCACCAGTCGGAGGTTCCGGCCGACGACTACGACGTGGTCGTCTTCGAGAACCGCTTCCCCAGTCTGTCGACGCACGCCGATGCCGGCCCGCTGGAGTCGGACAATCCGCTCATCCCGATCCGGCCAGGGTTCGGTCGCTGCGAGGTCGTGTGCTTCTCCAGCAACCACGACGCCAGCTTCGCCGACCTGACCGTGCAGGATGCTGACCTGGTGATCGAGGCCTGGGCCCAGCGCACCACCGAGCTCTCCCAGCTGGAGGGTGTCGAGCAGGTCTTCTGCTTCGAGAGCCGAGGACGCGAGATCGGTGTGACGCTGTCGCACCCGCACGGTCAGATCTATGCCTATCCGTTCCTGACGCCCCGCACAGAGCGCATGCGCGCGGCCGTCCGGCGCCACCGGGAGCGCACCGGCGAGGACCTGCACGCCACCTTGCTGAAAGCCGAGCTGGAGGCTCAGGTGCGGGTGATCTCCGAGACGCCGCACTGGGTTGCCTTCGTGCCCGGAGCCGCCCGGTGGCCGGTGGAGGTCCACGTCTATCCGCGCCGGCGGGTCCGGACGCTCGCTGAGTTGGATGCCGCCGAGCGCGCGGATCTCGCGGGCGTCTACCTGGACCTGCTGCGCCGCTTCGACCACCTCTATGACGCCCCCCTGCCCTACATCGCGGCCTGGCACCAAGGTGGCGTCAAGGATCCCGAGGAGCTGGACTATCTGCACCTTCAGCTCTTCTCGATCCGCCGCACGGCCGACAAGCTGAAATACCTGGCTGGCTCCGAGTCCGGCATGGGGGCGTTCGTCACCGATGCGCTGCCCGAGGCCATCGCCCAGCGGTTGCGCGATGCGTAG
- a CDS encoding ABC transporter permease, with protein sequence MTGTLTTDAPTDRVDSAGGGRRSTGATVARVLQRQGALLILAAVCVVAGIAFDNFATFGNFSAVAVQASFLAVVALGMTFVIMTAGIDLSVGSVFALGGVLAAWGSQHGALIGLLLPLAVCGLIGLVQGLIVARGGLPPFIVTLAGLLFARGLLLALSDEGATTYKVPEGSWFRQLAQGEFLGLGLTVWIVIILFLIGGVVLHRTTFGSTILAIGGQEDAADLMGLPVARTKVVAYLMCAMLAGLGGTMMASYTSSGVTVLGVGMELEVIAAVVLGGTLLTGGAGTVLGSLVGVLLLTVIKNVINMVGTLNSNWQAVVSGVILLVVVVAQRWLAKIERR encoded by the coding sequence ATGACCGGCACGCTGACCACCGACGCCCCGACCGACCGGGTCGACTCCGCCGGCGGTGGTCGCCGGAGCACCGGAGCGACCGTCGCGCGCGTGCTGCAGCGCCAGGGGGCGCTGCTCATCCTGGCCGCGGTCTGTGTCGTTGCGGGCATCGCCTTCGACAACTTCGCGACCTTTGGCAACTTCAGCGCCGTCGCGGTGCAGGCCTCCTTCCTGGCAGTCGTCGCCCTCGGCATGACCTTCGTGATCATGACGGCCGGCATCGACCTCTCGGTGGGTTCGGTCTTCGCGCTCGGCGGGGTGCTGGCCGCCTGGGGGAGCCAGCACGGCGCACTCATTGGTCTGCTGCTGCCCCTGGCCGTGTGCGGTCTGATCGGCCTGGTGCAGGGCCTGATCGTGGCCCGTGGCGGGCTCCCGCCGTTTATCGTGACCCTGGCCGGTCTGCTGTTCGCACGCGGCCTGTTGCTGGCACTGTCCGACGAGGGAGCCACGACCTACAAGGTGCCGGAGGGGTCCTGGTTCCGCCAGCTCGCCCAGGGAGAGTTCCTCGGGCTCGGCCTCACCGTCTGGATCGTCATCATCCTCTTCCTGATCGGCGGAGTTGTCCTGCACCGCACGACCTTTGGCTCGACCATCCTCGCCATCGGTGGCCAGGAGGACGCCGCCGACCTGATGGGTCTGCCGGTGGCCCGCACCAAGGTCGTGGCCTATCTGATGTGTGCGATGCTCGCCGGTCTGGGCGGCACGATGATGGCGTCCTACACGTCCTCGGGCGTCACGGTCCTCGGCGTCGGCATGGAGCTGGAGGTGATCGCGGCCGTCGTGCTCGGTGGCACCCTGCTGACCGGTGGCGCCGGCACGGTCCTGGGCAGCCTGGTTGGTGTCCTGCTGCTGACTGTCATCAAGAACGTCATCAACATGGTCGGCACGCTCAACTCCAACTGGCAGGCCGTGGTCAGCGGCGTGATCCTGCTGGTCGTCGTGGTGGCCCAGCGCTGGCTGGCCAAGATCGAGCGACGCTAG
- a CDS encoding DUF6194 family protein → MSMNQLLEIIRSFDGILELAPGEGSEFPEVAWGDHFFYYAPDGQVPQREQPYATIVTKDYPDDTHSDLNRDGRWRLNIHVGAAAFTELTGEEPRTTPAEPTDHTATNVVLPHPVYRAQGWVCIVVPDTDPHGQAVSLLRQAHHYARRRAERRDTASGSDHPA, encoded by the coding sequence ATGAGCATGAACCAACTCCTGGAGATCATCCGCTCCTTCGACGGCATTCTTGAGCTGGCCCCCGGCGAGGGCAGCGAGTTCCCGGAGGTCGCGTGGGGCGACCACTTCTTCTACTACGCCCCCGACGGTCAGGTCCCCCAGCGTGAGCAGCCCTACGCCACGATCGTGACCAAGGACTATCCCGACGACACCCACAGCGACCTGAACCGCGACGGTCGGTGGCGCCTGAACATCCACGTCGGCGCCGCGGCGTTCACTGAGCTCACCGGTGAGGAGCCGCGCACCACACCGGCGGAGCCGACCGATCACACCGCCACCAATGTCGTCCTGCCGCACCCGGTCTATCGGGCCCAGGGCTGGGTCTGCATCGTCGTCCCGGACACCGACCCGCACGGGCAGGCGGTGAGCCTGTTGCGCCAGGCGCACCACTATGCCCGGCGCCGCGCCGAGCGTCGGGACACCGCAAGCGGCAGCGACCACCCAGCCTGA
- a CDS encoding MBL fold metallo-hydrolase, whose product MAKDSRLTVLGSCGGFPEPGRACNGFLLEHADYTIVLDLGYGTLPRLLASRPGGDVDAIVITHEHPDHCIDLHALFRVRFYGSDRHARIPLYCPPGVLDRLAGIEPDVDLSVVFDLTPLPGSCDIGPFRLTSTVLPHFVDNVGVRLQSRDLTLAYTGDTAPVPELAELGRDADLFIVEATDRPGEIARPARNLMTAAEAGQWAAAAGAERLLLTHFWPGRDRRASIAAAREHYKGDVIAADEGLILDL is encoded by the coding sequence ATGGCGAAAGACAGCCGGCTCACCGTGCTGGGCAGTTGTGGGGGCTTTCCGGAGCCTGGTCGCGCCTGCAACGGCTTCCTGCTCGAGCACGCCGACTACACGATCGTGCTCGACCTCGGCTATGGCACCCTGCCACGTCTGCTGGCATCGCGACCCGGCGGCGATGTCGACGCCATCGTGATCACCCACGAGCATCCCGATCACTGCATCGATCTCCATGCCTTGTTCCGAGTGCGCTTCTACGGATCCGACCGGCACGCTCGCATCCCGTTGTACTGTCCACCGGGCGTCCTGGACCGGCTGGCCGGCATCGAACCAGACGTGGATCTCAGCGTGGTCTTCGATCTGACCCCGTTGCCGGGCTCCTGTGACATCGGCCCGTTCCGGCTCACCTCGACCGTCCTGCCGCACTTCGTTGACAACGTCGGTGTCCGTCTTCAGAGCCGCGACCTCACGCTGGCCTACACCGGTGACACAGCACCGGTCCCGGAACTTGCCGAGCTCGGTCGGGACGCCGACCTGTTCATCGTGGAGGCAACGGACCGACCCGGCGAGATCGCCAGACCTGCCCGCAACCTCATGACCGCGGCGGAGGCGGGTCAATGGGCTGCGGCTGCTGGCGCCGAGCGACTCCTGCTCACGCACTTCTGGCCGGGCCGCGACCGGCGGGCTTCCATTGCCGCGGCCAGAGAGCACTACAAAGGCGACGTCATCGCCGCAGACGAGGGACTCATCCTGGACCTGTGA
- a CDS encoding AMIN domain-containing protein, which yields MAGAHRGAEAVAVFATVLALAACGADVPEDPSLTVGPSLPTGGAESDSGESSDESDPTATPPTATPAVATPPETTETSEATETSEATENPAEPTRADAETDDLPDFAGPGEQQTQDAAGQAQLIVDDVRVGPHDGFDRTVLDLSGTGEVGWRAEYVTDPALEGSGAPVDLAGEFVLQVTVQGMAYPEAGDTAYEEGELLVDGGDLATVTEILRTVPFEGQLPVFIGTSAEAPFRVFRLSEPERLVIDVQH from the coding sequence GTGGCCGGTGCTCATCGAGGAGCCGAGGCTGTGGCGGTCTTCGCCACGGTCCTAGCCCTTGCTGCCTGCGGTGCGGACGTCCCCGAGGATCCGTCGCTGACAGTGGGACCGTCGTTGCCCACCGGTGGAGCGGAGTCGGACTCGGGGGAGAGCTCCGACGAGTCCGATCCCACGGCGACCCCGCCCACCGCAACCCCAGCTGTGGCGACGCCCCCAGAGACAACCGAGACCTCAGAGGCAACCGAGACCTCAGAGGCAACCGAGAACCCTGCTGAGCCCACGCGAGCAGACGCAGAGACCGACGACCTCCCGGACTTCGCCGGGCCGGGCGAGCAACAGACCCAGGACGCGGCCGGGCAGGCCCAACTCATCGTCGACGATGTGCGGGTTGGCCCGCATGACGGCTTCGACAGGACGGTGCTCGACCTGTCCGGCACGGGAGAGGTCGGCTGGCGCGCGGAGTATGTGACCGATCCCGCCCTGGAAGGCAGCGGCGCCCCCGTCGACCTCGCCGGGGAGTTCGTCCTGCAGGTCACCGTGCAGGGGATGGCTTATCCCGAAGCCGGCGACACGGCATACGAGGAGGGGGAGTTGCTCGTCGACGGAGGTGACCTGGCCACCGTGACCGAGATCCTGCGCACCGTGCCCTTCGAGGGCCAGTTGCCGGTCTTCATCGGGACCAGTGCCGAGGCGCCCTTCCGGGTGTTCCGGCTCAGTGAGCCTGAGCGGCTCGTCATCGACGTCCAGCACTGA
- a CDS encoding ABC transporter permease, whose amino-acid sequence MSSTTATAERTRTRIDLDWVRRNGVYVALVALLLFNVVATNNFLSERTLMLQLIQVTPVVIVALGMALVIGTEGIDLSVGAVMALAAAVIPLYIGYGAPLAILAALTAGLLCGALAGSIIGFVGVQPIVATLGIMVAGRGVANLLGGEIKSIREPGFVALGTGEFLGVPYVVLIAIAISLAVWFVARRTIYGRQLVAIGGNPRAALLAGLPVRRVIITTYVVCGLLAAVAGVLMAARSQASDPTKLGLLMELSAITAVVIGGTPLSGGQVRIVGTIAGALLLQLITATLIFHNIPDSTAQMAQAVIVIAAVYVQLGRRKGSS is encoded by the coding sequence ATGAGCTCAACGACCGCCACCGCCGAGCGCACCCGCACGCGGATCGACCTGGACTGGGTGCGCCGCAACGGCGTCTACGTCGCGCTGGTCGCACTGCTGCTGTTCAACGTCGTCGCGACCAACAACTTCCTCTCCGAGCGCACCCTGATGCTGCAGCTGATCCAGGTGACACCCGTCGTCATCGTGGCGCTGGGCATGGCGCTGGTGATCGGCACAGAGGGCATCGACCTGTCCGTCGGAGCGGTGATGGCGCTCGCGGCCGCCGTCATCCCGCTCTACATCGGCTATGGCGCCCCGCTCGCCATCCTTGCCGCCCTGACCGCGGGCCTGCTCTGCGGCGCGCTCGCCGGATCGATCATCGGCTTCGTCGGGGTGCAACCCATCGTCGCCACGCTGGGCATCATGGTCGCCGGTCGCGGTGTGGCCAACCTGCTCGGCGGCGAGATCAAGAGCATCCGCGAGCCGGGCTTCGTGGCACTGGGCACCGGTGAGTTCCTCGGGGTCCCGTATGTCGTGCTGATCGCTATTGCCATCTCCCTGGCCGTGTGGTTCGTCGCCCGACGGACGATCTATGGCCGCCAGCTCGTGGCGATCGGCGGCAATCCCCGGGCCGCCCTGCTCGCCGGGCTGCCGGTCCGCCGGGTGATCATCACCACGTATGTCGTGTGCGGGCTCCTCGCCGCCGTCGCCGGAGTGCTCATGGCGGCCCGGTCCCAGGCCAGTGATCCGACCAAGCTGGGTCTGCTGATGGAACTGTCTGCGATCACGGCGGTCGTCATCGGCGGCACCCCGCTGTCGGGTGGGCAGGTGCGCATCGTCGGCACCATCGCCGGTGCCCTTCTGCTGCAACTGATCACCGCCACCCTGATCTTCCACAACATCCCCGACTCCACCGCGCAGATGGCCCAGGCGGTCATCGTCATCGCCGCGGTCTATGTGCAGCTCGGGCGCCGAAAGGGGTCCTCATGA
- a CDS encoding DedA family protein, with translation MLDLIDTLNTALLDAAGAPWVPLALLAFCAIDGFFPPVPSESLVIGLAAIAAATGQPNVWLVFLAGAAGAAIGDLTAYGIGRRTGLQRFAWMRKPRTTRVIERTVRSLDRRTALFLITGRFVPVVRVMINVTAGASRMPLRRYLPLSLTAAIVWSSFGVGVGLLGGTWMHDNPLLGLVLAIGLGIVLGTAVDHVVQRFAMEPEKPTYAEGPDRVTCP, from the coding sequence GTGCTGGACCTCATCGACACCCTCAACACCGCCCTGTTGGACGCTGCCGGCGCCCCATGGGTGCCGCTGGCGCTCCTGGCGTTCTGTGCCATCGACGGCTTCTTCCCGCCCGTGCCGAGTGAGTCCCTCGTCATCGGACTGGCGGCGATCGCGGCAGCGACCGGCCAACCGAACGTCTGGCTCGTCTTCCTCGCCGGAGCCGCAGGGGCCGCGATCGGTGACCTCACGGCATACGGCATCGGTCGCCGCACCGGCCTGCAGAGGTTCGCCTGGATGCGCAAGCCCCGCACCACCCGGGTGATCGAGCGCACCGTGCGCAGCCTCGACCGACGCACGGCACTGTTCCTGATCACCGGCCGATTCGTGCCGGTCGTGCGGGTCATGATCAATGTGACCGCTGGCGCCTCGCGGATGCCGCTGCGCAGGTATCTCCCACTGAGCCTGACCGCCGCGATCGTCTGGTCCTCGTTCGGCGTGGGGGTCGGCCTGCTCGGCGGCACCTGGATGCACGACAACCCGCTGCTCGGCCTGGTGCTGGCGATCGGTCTCGGCATCGTGCTCGGCACGGCCGTGGATCACGTCGTGCAGCGCTTTGCGATGGAGCCCGAGAAGCCGACGTATGCCGAGGGGCCAGACCGCGTGACCTGCCCCTGA
- a CDS encoding carboxymuconolactone decarboxylase family protein codes for MSQPRPLRRLKVMTIQTNETDSIPAGGAMEHPTRIPPARITGLKGAVIRRLIVKKLGKVPASVGVYWHNPKVLFASSGFGGKLQKWDACDESLKSFAHMAVASLVGCTWCLDFNYFEIRNKGLDVDKARQIPRWREADIFTAVERDVLDYAEAMSQTPLTVSDELVDRLHAELGPAAVVELTSVIAFANMTTRGNVALGIESDGFAAACGLQPLPERPALPSRS; via the coding sequence GTGTCACAGCCGCGACCCCTGCGCCGTCTCAAGGTCATGACCATCCAGACCAACGAGACAGACAGCATCCCCGCAGGAGGAGCCATGGAGCACCCGACCCGCATCCCGCCAGCGCGGATCACCGGCCTCAAGGGCGCCGTGATCCGGCGTCTGATCGTCAAGAAGCTGGGGAAGGTGCCAGCCTCTGTGGGGGTCTACTGGCACAACCCTAAGGTGCTGTTTGCCTCGTCCGGCTTCGGTGGCAAGTTGCAAAAGTGGGACGCCTGCGACGAGAGCCTGAAGTCGTTCGCCCACATGGCGGTCGCGTCGCTCGTCGGGTGCACGTGGTGCCTGGACTTCAACTATTTCGAGATCCGCAACAAGGGCCTCGATGTGGACAAGGCCCGCCAGATCCCGCGGTGGCGTGAGGCGGACATCTTCACCGCGGTGGAGCGCGACGTCCTGGACTACGCGGAGGCGATGAGCCAGACGCCGCTGACCGTGAGCGACGAGCTGGTCGACCGGCTGCACGCCGAGTTGGGGCCGGCCGCCGTGGTCGAGCTCACCTCGGTGATTGCCTTCGCGAACATGACGACGCGGGGCAACGTCGCGCTCGGCATCGAGTCCGATGGGTTCGCCGCGGCATGTGGTCTGCAGCCGCTGCCCGAGCGTCCGGCTCTGCCCTCGCGCTCCTGA